A window of the Balneola sp. genome harbors these coding sequences:
- a CDS encoding tRNA 2-thiouridine(34) synthase MnmA, translating to MSKKGKVLVAMSGGVDSSVAAVMLQEQGYEVIGITMKTWDYHRSGGNSDKETGCCTVESMNDARHIAVNHGFKHFIVDIREEFGDWVIDRFVDDYLGGRTPNPCVLCNTHIKWAALLKRADNLGCDFIATGHYAKVREENGRYVISRGHDPKKDQSYALWGVAQKHLARTIFPLGNYPKTEIRQIAEDHGLLNVANKPDSYEICFVPDDDYRRFLRDRVDGLEERVSGGKFVDQEGNIVGEHEGYPFYTIGQRRGLDLAMGTPVYVTNIDPVTNTITIGEKKDLVSSTLIAGELNLIKYDKIPEDNMEITGAIRYNDEGAIGEVTQLSEDQMKVHFPAGREAITPGQAIVCYEGDDVLAGGWIKKVSVGMDDLIPA from the coding sequence ATGAGTAAAAAAGGTAAAGTATTAGTAGCCATGAGTGGCGGTGTAGACTCATCTGTAGCAGCTGTGATGTTGCAAGAACAAGGATATGAGGTCATCGGCATTACCATGAAAACGTGGGATTATCACCGAAGCGGCGGAAATTCTGATAAAGAGACCGGATGCTGTACGGTAGAGTCGATGAACGATGCTCGCCATATCGCCGTAAACCACGGTTTTAAGCACTTTATCGTAGATATAAGGGAAGAGTTCGGCGACTGGGTAATTGATCGTTTCGTGGATGATTATTTAGGTGGAAGGACTCCTAATCCCTGTGTGCTTTGTAATACTCACATAAAATGGGCGGCCCTGCTAAAACGAGCTGATAACTTAGGCTGTGATTTCATTGCGACCGGGCATTATGCAAAAGTCCGCGAAGAAAATGGTCGCTATGTCATTTCACGTGGACACGATCCCAAAAAAGATCAGTCTTACGCACTTTGGGGAGTTGCTCAAAAGCATTTAGCTCGTACTATTTTTCCGCTTGGCAACTATCCCAAAACAGAAATTCGGCAGATTGCTGAAGACCACGGATTATTAAACGTGGCTAATAAGCCTGATTCTTATGAAATCTGTTTCGTACCTGATGACGATTACCGACGTTTTTTACGCGACCGTGTTGACGGCCTTGAAGAAAGAGTTTCCGGCGGGAAGTTTGTGGATCAGGAAGGTAATATTGTAGGAGAGCATGAAGGCTATCCCTTTTATACTATTGGTCAGCGCCGTGGGTTAGATCTTGCTATGGGAACACCAGTTTATGTTACAAATATTGACCCGGTAACTAATACCATCACCATTGGGGAGAAAAAAGATCTTGTAAGCTCTACGCTGATTGCCGGTGAACTGAATCTCATCAAATACGACAAGATCCCGGAAGACAATATGGAAATTACCGGTGCTATTCGGTACAACGACGAAGGAGCCATTGGGGAAGTGACTCAACTTTCCGAAGATCAGATGAAAGTTCACTTTCCGGCAGGGAGGGAAGCCATCACTCCCGGACAAGCTATTGTTTGTTATGAAGGTGATGACGTATTGGCCGGCGGCTGGATTAAAAAAGTAAGTGTTGGGATGGATGATTTAATTCCGGCCTGA